The proteins below are encoded in one region of Arenibacter algicola:
- the modB gene encoding molybdate ABC transporter permease subunit, whose protein sequence is MDWQPLVLTFKLAVVTTAILFVVSIPIANWLSSTKSKIRPVLETLVSMPLVLPPTVLGFYMLVAFSPENAFGNWLNEWLGIKLIFSFGGLVVASVIYSLPFMVQPIQAGLSSLPSTLKEASYTMGKSKITTLLKILLPNIKPSLLTGVVLSFAHTVGEFGVVLMIGGNMPGKTKVASIAIYDEVEALNYAAANNYSLILFSVTFIILLLVYLTNGGYFKRYAP, encoded by the coding sequence ATGGATTGGCAACCTTTAGTACTTACCTTTAAGCTTGCGGTGGTTACTACGGCGATATTGTTTGTGGTTTCTATTCCTATTGCCAATTGGTTGTCAAGTACCAAATCCAAAATAAGGCCTGTCTTGGAAACTTTGGTAAGTATGCCCTTGGTCTTGCCACCTACCGTATTGGGGTTTTATATGCTTGTGGCCTTTAGTCCAGAAAATGCCTTTGGGAATTGGTTAAATGAATGGCTGGGAATCAAGCTTATATTTTCTTTCGGAGGTTTGGTAGTGGCTTCGGTCATTTATAGCTTGCCGTTTATGGTGCAACCCATTCAAGCGGGACTTTCCTCCCTGCCTTCTACATTAAAGGAAGCTTCCTATACTATGGGGAAATCGAAAATAACTACACTGCTAAAAATTTTGTTGCCCAATATTAAACCTTCTCTTCTAACAGGTGTTGTACTTTCATTTGCCCATACGGTTGGCGAGTTTGGCGTGGTGCTTATGATTGGTGGGAATATGCCCGGTAAGACCAAAGTGGCCTCTATTGCCATATATGATGAAGTGGAGGCGCTTAATTATGCTGCTGCCAATAACTATTCATTGATATTGTTTTCCGTAACTTTTATTATTCTGTTGCTGGTTTATCTAACCAATGGAGGGTATTTTAAACGCTATGCTCCATGA
- a CDS encoding head GIN domain-containing protein — MKNVLVIGFLCLSFIGFSQRIVDKAVGDFNEVKVYDLIEVNLIKSNENKVLVKGDNVDDIQIVNKNGVLKIKMELDKKFHGEDTFVEVYFKNLDLIDGNEGARITVNETLSQEKIELKTQEGAKIKVGLDVHQLIVRCVTGGNVEASGKTINQEVVLNTGGVFEGKPLLSEKASIKITAAGEAAMFASDEIDINIKAGGDVYVYGNPKSVNKNTFAGGRVKIMD, encoded by the coding sequence ATGAAAAATGTTTTGGTAATTGGTTTTCTATGCCTATCGTTCATAGGGTTCTCCCAGCGAATAGTTGATAAAGCCGTTGGTGATTTTAACGAGGTAAAGGTTTATGATCTAATAGAGGTGAATCTTATTAAATCTAACGAGAATAAGGTTTTGGTAAAAGGGGATAATGTGGATGATATTCAGATTGTAAATAAAAATGGAGTCCTTAAAATAAAAATGGAACTGGATAAAAAGTTTCACGGGGAAGACACCTTTGTGGAGGTATATTTTAAAAATTTAGATCTAATTGACGGGAATGAAGGCGCAAGAATTACGGTCAACGAAACCTTAAGTCAGGAAAAGATAGAACTGAAGACCCAGGAAGGGGCAAAAATAAAAGTTGGACTCGATGTGCACCAACTGATTGTACGATGTGTTACCGGTGGTAATGTTGAGGCCTCTGGAAAAACTATAAATCAAGAGGTTGTTTTAAATACGGGAGGAGTTTTTGAAGGAAAACCGCTTCTTAGCGAAAAAGCAAGTATTAAGATTACGGCTGCCGGAGAGGCGGCAATGTTTGCATCTGATGAGATAGATATCAATATCAAAGCTGGTGGGGATGTTTACGTATATGGAAACCCAAAATCGGTCAATAAGAATACGTTTGCCGGTGGAAGGGTAAAAATTATGGATTAG
- the modA gene encoding molybdate ABC transporter substrate-binding protein codes for MFNSERTMKGCNSRWLGLMLLTAILIGCQDNHDNKIIVATAANMESAMRALTIEYTHKTGVEFELIVGSSGKLTAQIIEGAPYDIFVAANMKYPEAVYAGGKAKNEPKVYAKGKLVLWSMVENTPVSIAALSDPVVEHIALANPKTAPYGVAAQEVLQHYGLNEILGAKLVFGESIGQTDQFIISRAAQIGFTALSTVLSPEMKGKGSWIPINPSLYSNINQGVVLVERKEDTNQYALGFYDFLFSVEAKEILKEFGYLVDE; via the coding sequence ATGTTTAACAGCGAAAGAACAATGAAGGGATGCAATTCGCGATGGCTGGGTTTAATGCTGTTAACCGCTATATTAATTGGGTGCCAAGATAATCACGACAATAAAATTATAGTAGCCACAGCGGCCAATATGGAGTCTGCCATGCGGGCTTTGACAATTGAATATACACACAAAACTGGAGTGGAATTCGAGTTAATTGTTGGGTCATCGGGAAAATTAACAGCACAGATTATTGAAGGTGCCCCTTATGATATTTTTGTTGCTGCCAATATGAAATATCCTGAAGCTGTTTATGCCGGGGGAAAAGCTAAGAATGAGCCTAAAGTCTATGCCAAAGGAAAATTGGTGCTATGGTCAATGGTTGAAAATACCCCCGTTTCAATTGCTGCATTGTCCGATCCCGTTGTTGAACACATTGCTTTGGCAAATCCCAAGACTGCCCCGTATGGCGTTGCCGCCCAAGAAGTTTTGCAACATTACGGCCTTAATGAAATCTTAGGAGCTAAATTAGTCTTTGGGGAAAGTATTGGCCAGACCGATCAATTCATTATTTCCCGAGCAGCCCAAATAGGTTTTACGGCCTTATCAACAGTTTTATCCCCAGAAATGAAAGGGAAAGGGAGTTGGATTCCAATAAACCCATCGCTATACTCCAATATTAATCAAGGTGTAGTGCTTGTAGAGCGGAAAGAAGACACTAATCAGTATGCACTGGGCTTTTATGACTTTCTTTTTTCAGTTGAAGCCAAGGAGATATTAAAAGAATTTGGATATTTGGTAGATGAATAG
- a CDS encoding prephenate dehydrogenase — translation MNVFVIGIGLIGGSLAKDIKRNRPDSKIYGIDVNEGHLDEALSLSLIDEKADYSQLHLADFVIVGIPVDVMVQELPKILDSIDDDAVVIDAGSTKSLICKVVENHPKRRNFLACHPIAGTEFSGPSAAIEGLFMGKTNIICEIEKTAFKLQEKALELFQQLGMRIRYMNPEAHDKHIAYVSHLSHISSFMLGKTVIEKERNERDIFDMAGSGFESTVRLAKSSPAMWTPIFRQNKENVVETLGEYIQNLKEFEAMLIADDYEGIYNEMNSTNKIKEILNGIPLNKK, via the coding sequence ATGAATGTATTTGTAATCGGTATCGGATTAATCGGAGGGTCACTGGCCAAGGATATTAAACGCAATAGGCCAGATTCCAAAATTTATGGCATAGATGTCAATGAGGGACATTTGGATGAGGCTTTGTCATTATCTTTGATCGATGAAAAGGCGGATTATAGTCAATTGCACCTGGCCGACTTCGTAATAGTGGGGATTCCGGTGGATGTTATGGTGCAGGAACTGCCAAAAATATTGGATTCCATTGATGATGATGCCGTTGTTATTGACGCAGGGTCTACAAAGTCCCTCATCTGCAAGGTTGTGGAAAACCATCCCAAGAGAAGAAATTTTTTGGCTTGCCACCCAATTGCGGGAACCGAGTTTTCAGGTCCCTCTGCGGCCATAGAAGGTTTGTTTATGGGGAAGACCAATATCATTTGTGAAATAGAGAAAACTGCCTTTAAATTACAGGAAAAAGCTTTGGAACTTTTTCAGCAATTGGGGATGCGGATACGCTATATGAATCCGGAGGCACATGATAAGCATATTGCCTACGTTTCACATTTGTCACATATAAGTTCCTTTATGCTGGGAAAGACGGTAATAGAGAAAGAAAGAAATGAACGTGACATTTTTGATATGGCGGGAAGTGGTTTTGAAAGCACAGTGCGATTGGCCAAGAGTTCCCCTGCTATGTGGACCCCAATTTTTAGGCAAAACAAGGAAAATGTAGTTGAAACCTTGGGAGAATATATACAAAATTTGAAGGAGTTTGAAGCAATGTTAATAGCCGATGATTATGAAGGCATCTATAATGAAATGAATAGTACAAATAAAATAAAGGAAATATTAAACGGAATACCACTTAACAAAAAATAG
- a CDS encoding pyridoxal phosphate-dependent aminotransferase, which produces MMITANRLNTVEEYYFSKKLREVRGLMAEGRPIINMGIGSPDLEPSIEVQNAVKEALRHDGAHQYQSYQGLPELREAFTSFYKNKFGVTVDPQTEVLPLMGSKEGIMHISLAFLNPGDEVLIPNPGYPTYTSVTNLVGALPRYYDLTGENGWFPDLEAMKRQDLSKVKIMWTSYPHMPTGATANREQLKKLVDFARENDILVVNDNPYSFVLNQNPISILEMEGAMDVALELNSLSKTFNMAGWRVGMVLGNSEHINAVLKVKSNMDSGMFYGIQKGAIAALNSSESWFSELNRVYHERRELMYALADKLQCTYDKNSVGMFVWAKLPAGVSSSEKFIDEVLYDKNIFITPGTIFGSNGEGYIRFSLCVTTDRIKEAVSRF; this is translated from the coding sequence ATTATGATTACGGCAAACAGATTAAATACAGTTGAAGAATACTACTTTTCTAAAAAACTTAGGGAAGTTAGGGGGTTAATGGCGGAAGGAAGGCCTATTATAAATATGGGTATCGGAAGTCCGGATTTGGAGCCGTCCATTGAGGTGCAAAATGCAGTAAAAGAGGCATTGAGGCATGATGGTGCGCATCAATATCAGAGTTATCAAGGTCTGCCCGAACTTAGGGAAGCATTTACATCCTTTTATAAAAATAAATTTGGTGTAACTGTGGATCCACAAACTGAAGTACTGCCATTAATGGGGTCTAAAGAGGGGATCATGCATATTAGTCTAGCTTTTTTAAACCCGGGGGATGAGGTGTTGATTCCCAATCCTGGGTACCCTACATACACCTCGGTAACCAATTTGGTCGGGGCATTGCCGCGGTATTATGATTTAACAGGTGAGAACGGTTGGTTTCCGGATTTGGAAGCTATGAAGAGACAGGACCTTTCCAAGGTAAAGATAATGTGGACCAGTTATCCACATATGCCAACAGGGGCCACAGCGAACAGGGAGCAATTAAAAAAGCTGGTTGATTTTGCAAGGGAAAATGATATTTTAGTGGTGAACGATAATCCTTACAGCTTTGTCCTAAACCAAAATCCCATAAGTATTTTGGAGATGGAGGGAGCCATGGATGTTGCATTGGAATTAAATTCGTTGAGCAAGACCTTTAATATGGCGGGTTGGCGAGTTGGAATGGTTCTGGGAAACAGCGAACATATCAATGCGGTTTTAAAGGTGAAGAGCAATATGGATTCGGGTATGTTTTATGGCATACAGAAAGGAGCCATCGCAGCCTTAAATAGTAGCGAATCATGGTTTAGTGAATTAAATAGGGTGTATCATGAGCGGCGGGAATTAATGTACGCTTTAGCTGATAAACTGCAGTGTACTTATGATAAAAACTCTGTAGGAATGTTCGTTTGGGCGAAATTGCCGGCCGGGGTTTCGTCCTCAGAAAAGTTTATTGATGAGGTGCTCTACGATAAGAATATTTTTATAACTCCAGGAACCATTTTTGGTTCAAATGGGGAGGGGTATATCCGATTCTCCTTATGTGTTACGACGGATAGGATTAAAGAAGCGGTCAGTAGGTTTTAA
- a CDS encoding TOBE domain-containing protein, with translation MNSFLGHITEVTTNGTMSIVCVGVGNGEELMSVVIDSPETAPYLKKGNKVNVLFKEMEVAITTQKELDISIENRIAGNIASIEEGVLLSRLILETKIGEVIAIISTKSVGQMGLVEKMNVMIMVKLNEIILAP, from the coding sequence ATGAATAGTTTTCTGGGTCATATAACAGAAGTTACAACCAATGGTACCATGTCCATTGTATGTGTTGGGGTTGGCAACGGTGAGGAATTAATGTCCGTGGTTATAGATAGCCCCGAAACTGCCCCTTATTTGAAAAAGGGCAACAAGGTGAATGTCCTGTTTAAGGAAATGGAGGTGGCGATCACTACCCAAAAGGAATTGGATATTAGTATAGAAAATAGGATTGCTGGAAACATTGCCAGTATTGAAGAGGGAGTTTTGTTGAGTAGATTGATTTTGGAGACCAAAATAGGGGAGGTCATTGCTATAATAAGCACTAAGAGTGTAGGGCAAATGGGATTGGTTGAAAAGATGAACGTGATGATAATGGTTAAATTGAATGAGATAATACTGGCACCATAA
- a CDS encoding bifunctional 3-deoxy-7-phosphoheptulonate synthase/chorismate mutase type II yields the protein MENLKEMRSWLDDMKLDHPLVIAGPCSAETEEQVLRIANELKDTDVNYYRAGIWKPRTRPGMFEGVGALGLKWLQKVKAETGMKTCTEVANAAHVKLALEHDVDLLWIGARSTVSPFIMQEIADALEGTDKIVLVKNPVNPDLALWLGGIERLYTAGVKNLGAIHRGFSTYEKTKYRNIPEWQLAIEFQNKFPDLPLINDPSHITGNREMIFDVSQTALDLNFDGLMIETHFDPDNAWSDAAQQVTPAKLIQIMRDLKIRKESDSEAEYTSQLSNLRAQIDVLDSQLIEMLGKRMKISDGIGALKKQKNVAVLQSNRWNQILGAMILEGEAKGLSEEFVLKMFKAIHQESINHQEKIINS from the coding sequence ATGGAAAATTTAAAAGAAATGAGATCATGGTTGGACGATATGAAATTGGACCATCCGTTAGTAATTGCCGGGCCTTGTAGTGCGGAAACAGAGGAGCAAGTGCTTCGAATTGCCAATGAGTTAAAGGATACCGATGTAAATTACTATCGTGCTGGTATCTGGAAACCTAGAACACGTCCAGGAATGTTTGAAGGGGTAGGTGCTTTAGGTTTAAAGTGGTTGCAGAAAGTTAAGGCGGAAACCGGTATGAAAACTTGTACAGAGGTAGCCAATGCTGCCCATGTGAAGTTGGCATTGGAGCATGACGTTGATTTATTGTGGATTGGTGCAAGATCAACCGTTAGTCCATTTATTATGCAAGAAATAGCGGATGCTCTTGAGGGAACAGATAAAATTGTTTTGGTCAAGAACCCAGTAAATCCTGATTTGGCTTTATGGCTTGGTGGAATTGAAAGATTATATACCGCCGGAGTTAAAAATTTAGGCGCTATACATAGAGGTTTCTCTACTTATGAGAAAACAAAATATAGAAATATCCCTGAATGGCAATTGGCGATCGAGTTTCAAAATAAATTTCCTGATCTGCCTTTAATCAATGATCCTTCGCATATTACAGGAAACAGGGAAATGATTTTTGATGTTTCGCAAACTGCCTTGGATCTTAATTTTGATGGTCTAATGATCGAGACACATTTCGATCCAGATAATGCATGGAGTGATGCCGCACAACAGGTTACCCCTGCAAAACTGATCCAGATTATGAGAGATTTGAAAATTAGAAAAGAGTCCGATTCGGAAGCGGAGTACACTAGCCAACTTAGTAATCTTAGGGCACAAATAGATGTTCTTGATAGCCAGTTGATAGAAATGCTCGGAAAAAGAATGAAGATCTCTGATGGGATAGGCGCTTTAAAGAAACAAAAAAATGTGGCTGTTTTACAATCCAACAGATGGAACCAAATTTTAGGTGCCATGATTTTGGAAGGGGAAGCAAAGGGATTAAGTGAGGAATTTGTCTTAAAGATGTTTAAGGCAATTCACCAAGAATCCATAAATCACCAAGAGAAGATAATCAACTCATAA
- a CDS encoding ABC transporter ATP-binding protein has protein sequence MISLNLKKTLKSAGGNIDLDMQLVIEKGQFVTLFGESGAGKTSTLRMLSGLLKPDSGTIRVGETTWFDSRKNIDLKPQQRKLGYVFQDYALFPNMSVRQNLEYALQKNQDRTIIEELLEFAELGDLDQRKPETLSGGQKQRVALARALVQRPEILILDEPLSALDLKMRIKLQEYLLQVHKKYKLTTILVSHDIGEIVKLSDRVFELQNGSVIKKGTAAEFFGLNKTSAKFRFSGEVLKIQREDVLYVISVLIGNDIIKVVADRTEANNFKIGDQVLVASKAFNPIIQKI, from the coding sequence ATGATAAGTTTAAACCTAAAAAAAACATTGAAATCTGCCGGAGGGAATATTGATCTGGATATGCAATTGGTCATTGAAAAGGGGCAATTTGTTACCTTATTTGGGGAATCCGGTGCCGGAAAAACATCTACCTTAAGAATGCTGAGTGGTTTGTTGAAACCAGATAGCGGAACCATAAGAGTGGGTGAAACAACGTGGTTCGACAGTCGTAAAAATATTGATCTTAAACCCCAACAACGGAAGCTGGGATACGTTTTTCAGGACTATGCCCTCTTTCCCAACATGAGCGTTCGTCAAAATTTAGAATACGCCCTTCAGAAAAATCAGGATAGAACCATAATAGAGGAGTTGTTGGAATTTGCCGAACTTGGCGACTTGGATCAAAGAAAACCAGAAACCCTATCCGGGGGGCAAAAACAACGCGTGGCATTGGCCAGGGCATTGGTCCAACGACCTGAAATATTAATATTGGACGAACCTTTGTCGGCCTTGGATTTAAAAATGAGGATAAAGTTACAGGAATATCTTTTGCAGGTTCATAAGAAATATAAACTAACCACTATATTGGTAAGTCATGATATTGGGGAAATAGTTAAACTATCGGATAGGGTCTTTGAGCTTCAAAATGGTAGCGTAATTAAAAAAGGTACGGCTGCCGAATTTTTTGGACTAAACAAGACCAGTGCTAAATTTAGATTCTCAGGGGAGGTGTTAAAGATACAAAGGGAAGATGTTTTGTATGTAATTTCCGTACTGATCGGCAACGATATTATTAAGGTGGTTGCGGATCGGACCGAGGCCAATAATTTTAAGATAGGAGATCAGGTTTTGGTCGCTTCAAAAGCCTTTAATCCAATAATTCAAAAAATATAA
- a CDS encoding prephenate dehydratase, giving the protein MKLKIAIQGIKGSNHHQVAKDYFGDDVTFVECSSFDILVDHLINKTADKGVMAIENSIAGSIIPNYALVFHKNLHIIGEKYLNIHHNLMALKGQTIDDIKEVRSHPMALLQCNEFFKNYSHIKLVEDIDTAETAKRIQENQLNGIAAIAPKVAAELYDLEIIHSEIQTIKDNATRFIIVKTQNKALPEEEINKASVRFITDHKRGSLAAILNVMSDCNLNLTKIQSLPVIQTPWKYSFFVDVTFEKYKHFSKAKALLEIMAEEFKVLGEYKNARIL; this is encoded by the coding sequence GTGAAATTAAAAATTGCAATACAAGGTATCAAGGGTTCTAACCACCACCAAGTGGCAAAGGATTACTTCGGCGATGATGTTACATTCGTGGAATGTTCATCTTTCGATATTTTGGTAGATCACTTGATCAATAAGACTGCAGATAAAGGGGTAATGGCCATAGAGAATTCCATCGCTGGGTCCATTATACCCAACTATGCCCTTGTCTTTCATAAAAACCTGCATATTATAGGAGAAAAGTATTTAAATATTCATCATAACCTGATGGCTTTAAAAGGTCAGACTATTGATGATATCAAGGAAGTACGCTCGCATCCCATGGCACTGCTTCAGTGCAATGAGTTTTTTAAAAATTACAGCCACATTAAGTTGGTCGAAGATATAGATACTGCCGAGACGGCAAAAAGAATTCAGGAAAATCAGTTAAATGGGATAGCGGCCATTGCACCAAAAGTTGCTGCTGAATTGTACGATTTGGAAATTATACATTCGGAAATACAGACCATAAAGGATAATGCCACTAGGTTTATTATTGTAAAGACACAGAATAAGGCCTTGCCAGAGGAGGAGATCAATAAGGCGTCTGTAAGATTCATTACTGACCATAAGCGAGGTAGCCTTGCTGCCATATTGAATGTTATGAGCGATTGCAACTTGAACCTTACAAAAATACAATCCCTTCCGGTAATTCAGACGCCTTGGAAGTATTCATTCTTCGTTGATGTAACTTTTGAGAAGTATAAACATTTTTCAAAAGCCAAGGCTTTGTTGGAAATTATGGCTGAAGAATTTAAAGTATTGGGAGAATATAAAAATGCCAGAATATTATGA
- the gldA gene encoding gliding motility-associated ABC transporter ATP-binding subunit GldA, which translates to MSIITKNITKFFGKQKALNNVSFTIEKGEIVGFLGPNGAGKSTMMKILTTYYTADDGQAEVNSFDVQSEKKNVQKSIGYLPEHNPLYLDMYVKEYLAFNADVYKVNKERINTVIEQTGLGPEAYKKIGQLSKGYRQRVGLAAALLHDPEVLILDEPTTGLDPNQLLEIRKLIREIGKEKTILLSTHIMKEVEAVCDRVLIINKGTIVADKKLSELRDGQDQVLVVEFDFRVEEAFLNKLPNVILVKNIGGFVYEITFNTSNDMRPVVFDFAHDNQLKTLQLSRKNKNLESLFTELTL; encoded by the coding sequence ATGTCCATCATCACAAAAAACATTACCAAATTTTTTGGAAAACAAAAAGCATTGAACAATGTTTCCTTTACCATAGAGAAAGGGGAAATAGTAGGCTTTCTAGGTCCCAATGGTGCAGGAAAATCCACTATGATGAAAATATTGACCACATATTACACCGCAGATGACGGACAAGCTGAAGTCAATTCATTTGATGTGCAAAGTGAAAAGAAAAATGTTCAAAAGAGCATTGGTTACCTACCAGAGCACAACCCACTTTATTTGGACATGTACGTCAAGGAATATCTTGCGTTTAACGCGGATGTCTACAAAGTAAATAAAGAAAGGATCAACACGGTAATAGAACAGACCGGTCTTGGCCCGGAGGCGTACAAAAAAATAGGGCAGCTTTCCAAAGGCTATAGACAAAGGGTTGGATTGGCCGCGGCACTTCTGCACGACCCGGAGGTGTTGATTCTAGACGAGCCAACAACAGGTCTAGATCCCAATCAATTGTTGGAAATTAGAAAATTGATCCGTGAAATTGGAAAAGAAAAGACCATTTTACTATCTACACATATCATGAAAGAGGTAGAAGCTGTCTGTGACAGGGTATTGATCATAAATAAAGGGACTATAGTAGCGGATAAAAAACTTTCAGAATTGCGCGACGGACAGGATCAAGTTTTGGTGGTCGAATTCGATTTTAGGGTGGAAGAAGCATTTTTAAATAAATTGCCCAATGTAATATTGGTTAAAAATATTGGTGGGTTTGTTTATGAGATTACCTTTAACACTTCTAATGATATGCGTCCAGTGGTGTTCGACTTTGCACATGACAACCAATTAAAAACCCTGCAATTAAGCAGGAAAAACAAGAATCTGGAAAGCCTATTTACTGAGCTGACCCTTTAA